The nucleotide window CAGCGAATTACCTCTTGTGCCCGCGCGCCGCCCGCCGGATTGGCTCTGCCGACCGGGCGGTGTCCGCGGAGATTAGCCGTGGAACCGGTACAGCGACGTGACGTACGGCAGCCGGTTGAGCATCCAGACCGCGACCGGGAGCCCCACGACCGTGATCGCGAGCAAGGACGCGACGTTCGCCCACAGCAGGCTCAGCCACCAGCCGACGAGGAGGAAGTAGATTCCCCGGACGGCGAGCGAGCGCTGCCCGCGCGCCGACTCCGGCTCCGAGAGCGACCGCGGCTCCGCGAGCGTGAGCACCGTCGGCACGAGGTTGATCAGTTTGATGCCGACCGGCAGCAGGAGAACCGTGACGTTGAGCGCCCACGCGACGTTGACGACGATCGGCGTCGCCCACCAGCCGACGAACACGAACCACAGCGCGCGAACCGGAAGCGATCGTTGTGCCATTGGCTAGGGTTGCCCCCCTGACGGTAAACCGGTGTCGTCGCCCTCGACTGCCCCGACTGGACGACATATATCAGATTTAGATAATACCTTGGAAAATTACTATTTGGGTCACAGAGGGGAATCGGTTCTGCCGCCCTGTCGCCGGATACGCTCCGCCTGAGAGACGGACTTCACTCCACGGTACCGTCCGCGACCCGACTTACTCCTCGGCGGCTTCGGATTTTGCCGTACAGCCGCAGCCACCTCGGCGAATGAGTTCTCCAATCGGCACGTCCGCGCCGCAGTGCGGGCAGACGGCGCGCACGTCGACGAGTACGTCGTACCCGTCGGTGTCCAGTTCGTCCGCGCTCGCGAGCGAAGAGATAGCGGACTCAGCGACCGCTGACAGGCGACCCACCAGTTTCTCGATGGTCTCGACCTTCCGCTCCACCATGCCGTCGCCCGCCGCGGGGAGGCTCGCCTCCCGCTCCTTGGTGAGGTACGTGTGGATCGCCTGGTGGGTAACGAAATCCCCGGTCAGCTCGTCGACATCAATCCCTTCACGTTCGAGGTGACGGCGGGTCCGGGTCTTCGACGATCCGGATTCTCCTCGGAGAGCGTCGTACGCGCTCGAAACGTTCACGCTAACCGATGAGACGTTCGCCTCGCGAAGAGCCGCCTCCAGCACCGCTTCATTGAACTCGTCGGCGAGATCCCGCAGGCTCGTTCGCTCGCCCGACTCACCCGTCCACGCCGTCTCCAAGTTCGCGCCCATCCCGTCGAGGTCGTATTTCCGGATCACTCGGGCGACCTTCGTGTTCGTATCGCTTGCTTCAGCGGTCATACCGACAGTTCGACCGCAGTGGTGACAAAAACACCGGTGTGCCAGCCCGTCGTCGTCCGGAGTACGCCGGCACCGAAACTCCGGAGAATAACTCGTCGACTCCGTCCACAGTTCTAATCGAGGACACTCCAAGATCCACCCGAAATATATTTCAAACTTCTTTGACTTTAGTAGAATAATATGATATCTTATGTTTGTAGCCACAGAGTCTCGTTGACAGCAAAAATACGAGAAATACTCTACGCGCCAACACCGTCTTCCGGGGCCGTGAAGTTCAAGATCCCCGTGTAGAACTCCTCGACCGTCAGATGGTCGTTCTCGACTTGCCGTTCGACGTTCCGGTAGAACCCGTCTCGCTCGTTGGCGACCTCGTCGCTCACGTTGAACTCGTTCTCATCGTAAAAATCCGACGTAGCGCCCATGCTCCGCATGACCGTGTAGAAATCCGGCAGCAGGAAGATATCGAGTTCAGAGAGGTCGCCGCCGTCTTCGTGATCGACGGTCCAGTCGTACCCGTATCGGTCGAACTCGTCGGTGATCCTGTCTGTGCGAGAGTTGACGCCCGTCGACCGTACTTCCCGCCAGAACGGCGTCTCGCCTGACGCGTATCTATAGTGGACACCGACGAAGTCGTGGATGGACTCCCAAGCGCGGCGGACCGACTCGTTGAACGCCGTTCGGATCGCGTCGTCGACGACTCGGCCGTGCGAGGACAGCAGGTTCGCGAACCGCACCGCGAGCGAGGCGTTGGCGGTGAGCGCGGTCGACTGTAACGGTTCGACGAACCCCTGGGCGTTCCCGATGGCCAGACAGTTCCGGACCCACGCCCGGTCGTGGTAGCCGGACTCGAAGTCGTATCGATCGACCTCCGTCTCGGCGTCGGTGAGGGCGTCTCCGGCATCGCCCGGGGCGACCTCCGCGACGAACTCGCGGAACTCCGTCATCGCCGTCTCCTCGTCGGTGTACTCGGTGCTGAACACGTACCCCAGATCGCGGTTGTCGTACGTGTCGATCTGCCAGAACCACCCGTGATCGCCCGTCTCGACGACGGTTGCCGGGATGACATCGGACAGCGACCGGTCAATCCGGACGTTAAGCGCCGCGTCCAACGGGAAATCGAAATCACGGAATTCGACATCCTGCTCGCTCCGGAGGATTCGGTTGAATCCGGTCGCATCCACGTAGAGGTCCGCCTCGTAGCGCCGCTGACTGCCCTGTATTGCGTTGATTCGCGAACCGTCCGTCTCGACGGCGGTGATTTCGTCGTCGACGAGTGAGACGCCACGCTCCCGGCAGTGCTTCCGCAAGAATCCGTTGAACCGCTTGGTGTTGAGGTGATAGGCGACATCGTCGTACTTGTCGAGGTCACCGTCCGACCCGTAGTACCACGGCGACTTGCCCTGCGCGAGAATCTGTTCGCCTCGCGTGCGGTGGTCGGGGCTGTCGCAGAGTTCGTCGTAGTGGTGATAGAAGTGCTCGACGGCGTTCGGCGTGTTCGCGTCCGGGTATTTGGTCGGCGCGTCGAACGGGAACTGGAATGACGGGCGGTCACACCAGTCCCGGAAGTACACCGATGCTTTCCATATCGGCTTCACCTCCGCGATGAACTCGTGTTCGTCGAGCTGGAGCGCGCCGTGGAGGATGCCCTGGATTTCGCGGTACGTGCTCTTCCCCACCTGCGGAACCGCCTGTTGGAAGTCGTCGACGACGGAGACGTCCACATCCGGGTTCATCTGCCGGACGCTCAGTGCCGTCAGCAACCCGACGTCGCCGCCCCCCACGATAGTCACTTCGTCTACCGTCTTGTTCATCGGTACCACACAACTCGTACTTGCTGATAATAGGTTCAACGGTTCTGTGTGGATCAATCCTGTAGGAAATAACTGATGCCGTCCGGTTGCCGGACAGCTGAACACGGAGTCGGAGAGCTGAACACGGAGTCGGAGAGATGAACACGGACTCGGAGTACTATTTTGGAGCAAATATGCTTGGATACCAACCTTATTACCCTCGCTCTGACAGCCCTGTACCATGGCAGACGTTCGTGACAGCCCGACAGTCACTGACTATCCCGACCCGGAGACGGCCGACCACATCACGTACAACCCGTCGCTGGCGACGCTGCGAGGCTACTCCTCGCATCTTGAGACGACGACGGACTACGGCGCGCCCGCGTACGTCAGCGAGTACCGCTCTCGGAGCGCGGAGCGGACGAAGAACGCCGTCGACGACGGCTTCGACGCCGACGACTTCCGCGTCTTCGAGCAGGCTCTCGACTGGGTTCGAGACCCCCACAACGACGTCGTCTGTGTCGACCGCGTGGTCGGTCGTCACGGGGACGCCGCTCACGTCTGCCGGCTGTTCGTTCCCGAGGAGTACGGCCGCATCGCGCTCGCGTGGGCGAAGCTCCTCGAACCGGCCGAGGAAGCCGACCCCGACTTCGTCACCGTACAGCTACCGGACGCGACGCCGGAACCGACGATCCGTATTCTCCCGGAAGCCGGCGTCACGACGGTCCTCGGGAGCGACTACACCGGCGAGGCGAAGAAGTCGTTCCTGCGGTTGTTCATGCTGCGCGCGAAACAGCGTGGCGGGCTCGGACTCCACGCCGGCAGCAAGCGCGTCACCCTCGACGACGCGGACGGCCGCCGCGAGGTCGGCCAGCTGTTCCTCGGACTCTCCGGGACGGGGAAGTCGACGCTCACGAGCCACGGCCTCTGGCTCGACGATCCGGAGGGCGTCGAGATGATCCAAGACGACGTCTGCGCGCTCCTCCCGTCGGGGACGGTCGCGGGCAGCGAGGGCGGCGGCCTCTACATCAAGACGCTCGGCTTAGCGGCCGACGAGCAGCCCGAACTCCACGACGCGGCCACCGACGAGAGCGCGGCCCTCGAAAACGTCGCCGTCGACGATGACGGGAGCGTCCACTTCGACGAACCCCGACACGGCCGAAATGCGCGCGCCGTAATTCGCCGCGACCGGCTCGCGAGCGCCTCCGAGGACGTCGACCTCCCCACCGTCGATCAGGTGTTTTTCATCACGCGTAACCCCCTGATGCCGCCGGTCGCGAAGCTCACCGACGCGCAGGCGGCGGTCGCGTTCATGCTCGGGGAGTCGGTCGAGACGAGCGCGGGCGACCCCTCGCGGGTCGGCGAGTCGATCCGCGTGGTCGGCACGAACCCCTTCATCGTCGGGCCGGAAGGCGAGGAGGGCAATCGATTCCGCGATCTCATCGCGACCCTCGATGTCCAGTGTTACGTCATCAACACGGGCGTGGTCGGAACCGACGACCCGGTCGATGTCGGCGTCGAGGAGACGGTCGCGATTCTGGAAGGGATCGCACGCGGGACCGTCAAGTGGACCCGTGACGACGACCTCGACCTCACGGTCCCGGCGTCGGTTCCCGGCGTCGACGTCGACCGGTTCGCGGTCGCGGACCGCGTCGACGGGTTCGCGGACGCACAGGCGGCGCTGCGCGCCGATCGCCGCGAGTACCTCGCGCGGTTCGGGACGCTCGACGAGGAGATCGTGGACGCGACGTACTGAGCGTCAGACGACGGCTTCTCGGAGGTATTGACCGTCGGATCAGTCAGCGCCGTGGTTCGGCGTGTATCCACACGCCTGACAGACCAGCGAGCCGTGTTCTCGGGTCACGCTACCGCCACACTGTGGACACGTCGACCGCATACACTCCCCTGTGTTCGACGGACACATAACTCTTTATCGCTGATCGTCGACACGAGTCCACTCCGGACAGAGCAGTCAGTCGTCGACCGCGGCGTCCGGTCGATACCCGCGACTGATCGCCTTCCACGCCCCGGAGCGGAACCGGTAGTAGTTGATGACCGCGCCCGGGACGCTCTCCGCGAGGAAGGAGAGATACACTCCCAACAGTCCCAGCGTCGTCGTCGCGCCGAGGTAGACGAGCGGGATGGCGAACCCGAACATGCCGACGGCGCGAGCGTAGAACGGCCAGTTGGTGTCGCCGGTCGCGTCGAGCGCGCCCGCGACTGCGTTCGTGACTCCCTGCGGAACGATGGCGACGCAGGCGGTGTACACGAGCGGAACGGCGACGGGCACGGCGGACGACGCCGGGTCGTCGACGAACACGAGGACGATGGGTCGCGCGAACACCGCGACCGTGGCCGCCGCGACGAGGTACGTGGCGACGGTGAAGGCGGTGATCTCGCGGCCGTACCGCTCGGCGGCCTCCTCGTCGCCCGTCCCCAAGGCCTGCCCGACGAGGCTGGACGCCGCGAGTCCGAACCCCCAGCCGGGCGCGTTCATCAGCCCCCAGACCCGGCGGCTGATGACGTACGCGGCGACGACGTGCGAGCCGAACGCGGCCAACAGCGCGAGAAGGGGAAACCGCGCGACCGTCCACACGGAGCTCCGGCCAACCACGGGGATACCGATGGAGAGCAGATCTCGAAGCATCTCCCGTCGGAGGTAGCCCCCGAACCAGTCGACGCGGACGGGGAACGCGCCGACCAGCGGGAGCCGACCGGCGGCGAAGCCGACCGCGAACGCGACCGTGACGAGGACGCCCGCGACGACCGTTCCCAGCGCCGCGCCGACGACGCCCATGTCGAGCGCGAAGATGAAGACCGCGTTGAGGGCGACGTTGACGGCCGCGCCGCCGGAGCGGACGACCATGGGCGTCCACGCGTCGTCGGCACCGACGAGCGCGCGAGACCCGATCTGGTTGAGGACGGCGAACGGCACGCCGACCGCGAGTACGCGGAGGTAGTCGGCCCCGTACGCGACCGCCGCCGGGTCGTCCGACAGCACCCCGACGAGCGACCGGGGGGTCAGCCAGAACAGCGCCGCGACCGGGAGCGCGATCGCCGTCGCGAGGACGACGCTCGACCGGACGACCTGACCGAGCTCGTCGCGGTCGTCGGCACCGAAGTGCTGGGAGACCAAGGCGATGGTGCCCGCCGCCATCCCGCCGCCGACGGCGAACGACACCCCCCAGAACGGGCCGGCGAACCCCATCCCGGCGATGGCCGTCTGCCCGAGCGCGACGCCGACCATCGCGGTGTCCGCGACGCTTTTGGACATCCGCGCGAGGCCGGTGACGATGCGCGGCAACGCGAGGTCCGTCGTCTCCTCTGCTCGCTCGCGGCCGACGAGTCCGAGCCGGGCGAGCAGCGCGCCGATGCCCAGCAGAAGCAGTCGGAGCGGGTTCGGAAGCCGGACCACCGTACGCGACGCCACTCACAGCCGTTAAATAAGTGTTGTCGACGCAGCTCCGGAGTCCCCCGGTTTCAAGACGAATCCCCGCAAAGACCAGCTATGCGAACGCTTCGCGACGCCGCAGCGGACGCGGACGTCCACATCGGTGCCGCCGTCGACGTCGAATCGCTCCGGACGAACACCGACTACCGGGAGACCGTCGCCCGCGAGTTCGACGCGGTCACCGCGGAGAACGCGATGAAGTGGGGGCCGCTGGCGGACGGCGAGTCCGGCTACGACTTCGCGGCCGCCGACGACATCGTCGACTTCGCGGCCCGCCACGACATGTACGTCCGCGGCCACACGCTGGTCTGGCACCGAATGTACCCCGAGTGGGTCCGGCCGTGGGCGCGCTCGGACACGGAGATGCGACGGCTGCTCAGCGACCACATCCACACGGTTGCCGGCCGGTACCGGGGTCGGGTGGACGCGTGGGACGTGGTCAACGAGGCGGTCGACGACGACGGCGGGCTCCGGGAGAACGCGTGGCTGAACGCGCTCGGACCGGAGTACATCGACCGCGCGTTCGAACACGCGGCCGCGGTCTCGGACGCCGACCTCTTCTACAACGACTACGGAGCCGACGGGCTGTCCGCGAAGGCCGACGAGGTGTACGACCTCGTGTCAGACCTCGTCGCCCGCGAGGTCCCCGTCGACGGCGTCGGCCTCCAGTTACACGTCTTCGACGACGTGGTGCCGCCCGCGGACGTGGCCGCGAACGTCGAGCGTCTCACCGACCTCGGGCTGGACGTCCACATCACCGAACTCGACGTCGGCATCGGGGAGGCGGTCGCGGACCGCGACGAGCAGGCCGAGTACTACTACGACGTCGTCTCGGCCGCCGTCGACGCCGGCGTCGACACGGTCGTCACGTGGGGCGTCGACGACGGGCAGTCGTGGCTCCCGGCTCGGGGATTCGGTGACGCGCCGCTCCTGTTCGACGAGGAGTTCCGGCGCAAGCCCGCGCACGGGGCCGTCCTCGACGCGCTCGGGGAATAGCGAGGCGCTCGACGAACAGCGAGGCACTCGACGAACAGCGACGCCGGCCGCCGACGCTACGCGAACTCTGGGCCGTCGACGTCCTCGTCGGCCGCCTCCCGCCAGGTGTGTTCGGGCGTCCACCCGAGGTCGCGTTCGGCCTTCGCGGTGGTGAACGCCGACTCGTCGCCGTCGGTGTCGCACGGCGGAGCCTCGTCGAACAGCGCGTCGAAGAGGGCGGCGGTGTCGACGCCGAGGTAGTTCTCCGCCGCGTGACAGAGGTACGCCTCGTGGCCGTCGACTTCCGCGTCCACCGCCGCCGTGACCATCGACGTGAGATCGCGGACGTCGACGTACGACCAGAAGTTCCCGATACCGCCGTCCGGCGGGTCGTCCGTCGAGCGAGCGGCCAGCGCGTCGACGTCGAAGGCCTCACGGTTCTGTTCGGTCAGGTACTCGCCGGGGTACTGTACCCACGACGGCCGGATCGAGGCGATCGAGACGTCGTGTTTCCGCGCCATCGATCGGGCGACTGCTTCGCCGGCCTCCTTCGAGACGCCGTAGGCGTCTTCCGGCCGGAGCGGGTGCGCCTCGTCGACGGGGACGTACTCGGGTTTCAGCACCTCGTCGGCGAACGGGAACCCGTAGGCGGACTCGGAGCTCGCCCACACGACGTCCGCACCGGCGTGACCGGCGGCGTCGAGGACGTTGTACGCGCTCTCCGTGTTGTTCGTGAACACGCGTGACTCGGCGTGACCGGTCGGGTCCGGAATCGCCGCGAGGTGGACGACGGCGTCGGGGTCGGCGCTCGCGACGAGCTCCAGCGTCTCGCCCTGATCGGTCAGGTCGACCTCGAAGAACGACGCACCCTCGGGACCGCCTTCGGCGGGGAGTCGCCGGTCGAGGCCGACGACATCGCGGCCGTCCGCGACGAGTCTGTCGACCGTCCACTGTCCGACCCCACCGAGCGCGCCCGTGACGACGACATCGGCTGATGCTGAACTCACGCTCGGAGTCACGACGGGGAATCTAATGAAACACGGGGTCCGGGTGCGATCCGTGCGTTCAGCACGCATCGACCGCCGCGAGTGATCTCATTTTTGTTCTGTTATCCAGAACATTTATCACTGCTATATGTCGTAATTGATCGGTATGGACGCAAAACATCCGGTTCGAACCACCGAAAAGACCCTCGCGCTGGTCGAGGAGCTGATGGACCGCGAGCCGTGCGGAGTGACGGAGCTGGCGGACGGGCTGGAGATGGGGAAAAGCGCCGTTCACAACCACCTCACGACGCTACGAAAGCACGGATACGTGCTGAAATCCGGCGACGAGTACCAGCTCGGGCTGAAGTTCCTCGAAGTCGGGGGGTCTACCCGGAAGTCGATGGAGTTCTATCAGGTGGCCGAGCCGGAGGTGAAGTCGCTCGCGGACGAGACCGGCGAGCTCGCGAACCTCCTCGTCGAGGAACAGGGGATGGGCGTCTATCTGATGCGATCGAAGGGGGAGGACGCCGTCGACCTCGACACATACGCCGGGCTTCGGACCCATCTCCACACCACCGCACTCGGGAAGGCGATCCTCGCGTACCTGCCCGAGTCTCGCGTCGAGGAGATCATCGAGCAGCACGGAATTGAACAGAAGACCTCCCGGAGCGTCGGCTCCCGCGAGGAGCTGTTCGACGCGCTGGAGGGCGTCCGCGACCGCGGATACGCCATCGACGACGGGGAGCGGCTCGAAGGGCTGCGCTGTATCGCGGCCCCGGTCAAGGACTCCTCGGACGAGGTCCTCGGCGCGATCAGCGTGTCCGCGCCCGCCAGCCGCGTCAGCGACGACGACCTCCACGGCCGGCTCCCCGAACGCGTGCTCAGCGCGGCCAACGTCGTCGAACTGAACATCAACTACTGATACCCGTTCTATTATACAGAACAGTTGTTCGACGCGTTTCGATTCCGGTTGGTGGGGGAGCTGTCCGCGATAATCGCCGAAATTCGGCGGGGTATCTCGTTCATTTCTGGCTTACTATTACTATTGTACGACTGTAATGGTTACCGGCGAGACATCCAGATAAATGTTCTGTATATCAGAATATATCAGATAACTCGACGAACGAGGCCACTCCCTCGCCCGCGCTCCAACCGAGCGCCTGCCCGGCGTCGTCCGCGTCTCGATCCACCGCGAAAGCCGCGGTACATCGCCCTGTGTCTACGGGATCCTCGCCGGTGCCGCCTCAGAGCCCGTACAGCTCTTTCGGGCGATCGTAGGCGACGTGCTCGACGAGACGCTCGGCGTTGTCGTAGGGGAGCCGGCCGCGGTCGACCATCCTGCCGACGGCGTTCGCGAGCGACCGGCGGAACATCTCGAAGCGGGAGCCGTAGGAGACGAGCTTCCGGGAGTCGCTGACCATGCCGGCGTGGTTCGCGAGGAGGTCGACGGACGCCACCCGTTCCAGCTGGGTTTCGATCCCCATCGGGCTGTCGTTGAACCACCACGCCGGCCCGACGCTCACGTTCGGGTACGCGCGGGAGACGACCGCGAGGCTCGGGTAGTGCGTCGGGTCGAGCGTGTAGACGACGATCTCCATCTCGCCGTCGAAGCGGTCGAGGAAGTAGTCCAGCCCGTCCACGAGGTCGACGTCTTGCGTCGACACGTCCCCGCCCGCGTTCTTCCCGAGGTCGTCGTAGAGCGACTCCCGGTAATCGCGGACCGCGCCGACGTGAAGCTGGGTCGTCCAGCCCGCCTCGCTGTTCAGTTCGCCGACGAACTCCAGCAGGAACGCCTTGTAGTCGCGGACCTCCGCCTCCGAGAGGCTCGCACCGCGGCGCGCCTTCGCGTACACGTCGCCGGCGCGCTCGACGCTGACGGGCCGCGAGACCGGCGTCGTCCCGGTCCCGATGTCGCAGGCCACACAGCCGTGATCGACGAAGTAGTCGTGGGTCTCCGCGAGCGCGTCCAGAAAGCCCTCGAAGTCGTCCACGGCCGGCTCCGTGACTGCGTCGAGTTCGTCGACGAACGACTCCCACGCCGGAGTCTCGACTTTCAGCGCGCGGTCCGGCCGCCACGTCGGCCGGACCTCGACGCCCCGAACCTCGGTCTCGGCGCGTTCGTGGTACTCCAGCCGCGAGGTCGGGTCGTCGCTGCTACACAGCACCTCGACGTTCATCTCACGGAGGACCGATTGGGGCCGCATGGCGTCGGTCGCGAGCTGGCGTTTCGTCTCCGTCCAGATCTCGTCGGCGGTGTCGGCGTTCAACGGTTGCTCGATACCGAACCGGCGCTTTAAGTCGAGCTGGACCCAGTCGTACGTCGGGTTCCCCGCGAAGTCAGGAAACACCTCGGCCAGCGCGTCCCACTTCTCCCGGTTGCCGGCGGCTCCCGTAATCTTCTCCTCGGGAACGCCCCGCTTGCGCATCAGCTGCCAGACGTAGTGATCCGTTGCGCCCTCGACCTCCCAGATGTCGTTCCACGGCTCGTCGTCGACGACCTCCCGGAGGTCGATGTGGTTGTGCGGGTCGACGACGGGCAGGTCCGCGATAGCGTCGTAGAGGTCGACGGCGGTCTCGGAGTCGAGCAGGTACTCCTCGTCGATGAATCCCATACCGGCCGTTCCAGCGAGACCAACAATAAAACTCCCGACACTGGCGGTCGGCGCGTCCGATCAGGGCGTCAACGTCAGCGACTCCGCGTCCAGTGAAACCTCGTAGTAGCCCCGTCCGTTCCACGGTAGGGGGCGTCCGTTCTGTTCGAGCGTGCCGCCGTCGACGGTGACCCGGAGACGGTGGCCGTCCGGGAACGCGTCGGGACACTCCCACTCCCAGACGGTCTCGTCTCCGACTTCGGTCGGAGTCACTCCCTCGAAGAATCGCTGTGCCCGCCAGTACGACCCGATGCGAGCGACCGTGTCGACCCAGACATCGCCGGCGGTCGCCGCGTGCTCGATGCTCGCCGCGAGTTCGTCGACCGCGACCGGCGCGTACCCCTCCTCGTCGGTCGGCGCGATACTGTGGAACGTGAACAGGAGCCACTCGCCCGCGTCGCGCGCGTCGTCGACCAGCCGGTCGAACGTCTCCGCGGTGTCTCCCGCCTGAGCGACGTAACTGGGCAGCTCGTAGGGGTCCGTCTCGCCGTCGGGTGCGACGGTCCCGCCGCCGACGCCGCGGTTCAGCAACAGCCCCGTCTCTCGGGCGGCGTCACGCCAGCCGCGGTCGCCGAACGGCGACGCCATCGTCGACACGCCGGGCTGGTCGAGGTCCTCCGTGAGGTACGACGCACACGCATCCAGCTCCGCCCGCCGGCTCTCCCGCGGCGTCCCGAAGCTACCGCCCGTGAGGTCGCCGTGCGGGTGGCTCGCGGTGTGGTTGCCGAGTTCGTTGCCGTCGGCGGCGATCGCCCGCCAGGCGTCGGCCGAGGCGTCGCGGTCGCTGGGGACGTAGAAGGTGACGTCGGCACCGGCAGCCCGAAGCGCCCCGTAGTGCTCGACGTGCGACGGGAGCGCGTCGTCGAAGGTGTACGAGACCGCGCTCCGGAAGCCCGCCCAGTCGAGGACGCGTAGATTCCCCGGTTCGCCCGACGGGCGAGACACGTCGTCGCGTGGCGGCGCTGGAGGCGGGGACGGGTCGTTCACGGCGCTCACTCCGCCCGCCCGTCGCCGGCCGGTCGGGTCTGCTCTAAGAGGCCGGTCATGTAGCCGACGGCGAACAGCCGCCCCATGTCGGTGTAGCCGGCCTGCGCGTCGTCGCGGTGGTCCTCGCCGAGCATCCGCGGGACGTGGTCCGGGCGAATCGGGCCGTCGAACCCGACCTCGCGGTACGCCTCCATCGCGGCGAGCATGTCCGTCGGGCCGTCGTCCTGCCACGTCTCGACGAACTCCTCGGGCGTCCCGTCGACGTCCCGGAAGTGGACGAAGTGGATGCGGTCGCCGAACCGTCGAATCGTCTCCGGCACGTCGGCGTCCATCGCGGCGTAGTTGCCCTGACAGAACGTCAGCCCGTGGTTCGGGCTGTCGTGGAGATCTAAGATACGCTGAACGTTCTCCACGGAGCTGACGAGCCGGGGGACGCCGCGGACGGAGTCGACAGGGGGGTCGTCGGGGTGGAGCGCGAGCTTCACGCCCGCCTCCTCGGCGACCGGGACGACCTCGTCGAGGAAGTACTCCAAGTTCTCCCAGAGCTCCGCCTCGGTGATGTCCACGGGATAGTCGGGCGCGCGCTCGGACTGCTCGTGGTCGTAGGCGGTCGTCCGAGAGTCTCCCCGTAGTGGCACCTCGTCTGTGGTGCGGAGGACGCCGACCGGGTTCTCGGTCCACACCCAGCAGTAGACGTCGACGCCGACCCGCCCCATGTTGCGGATGAGCCGCTTGACCGTCTCGATCTCCTCGTCGCGACCGTCTCGACCGAGTACCGTCTTCGTCATCGGCGGGCGGTCCTCGACGACGTCCAAGGAGAGCCCGTGGTCGGCGAACCGGTTCTTCGTCGCGAGCAGCGAGTCGTACGTCCACCACTCCTCTTCGCCCCAGAACCGGACGACCGCGGCCTTGACGCCGAGCTGGCGGGCGAGCGTCCATCGCCGGTCCGGTCGCGGCGGCAACATCAGTGACGTGTCCATGCGTCGGCTTCGTGGACGCTCCCAATAGTAGTTCCGTGTGCGGGGTTCGGCCCCGAGTTACTGTGCGCTGTCGTCGTACCCGCCGTCGACGGTGATCACTTCGCCGGTCGTGAAGGAGGCGGCGTCGCTCGCGAGGTAGAGCGCGGTCCCGACCATCTCGTCGGGCGTGGCGACTCGACCCATCGGGGTGCGCTCGTCGACGGTCTCGCGGAACTCGGAGCCGTCGTCGAGCTTCGGGCCGGCCATCTCGGTCTTGACGAAGCCGGGCGCGATGGCGTTCACGCGGATGTCGGGCGCGAGGTCGGCCGCGGCGGCGCGCGTCAGCCCGTTCACGCCGCTCTTCGCCGCGCAGTAGGCCGCCCGGGCTTCCCGGGCCTGGTCGGCGGACATCGAGGAGATGTTGATGATGCTCCCGGCGTCCATCTCCCGGGCGAACACCCGGCAGGCCGTGAAGACGCCGGTGAGATCGACCTCGATGTCCTGTTGCCACTCCTCGTCGGTCATCTCGGTGATCGGCGACTGAGCGACCGTCCCCGCCGAGTTGACGAGGATGTCGACGTCGCCGACCTCTTCGATGGTCGTGTCACGGAGGGTTTCGAGGGAGTCGGCGTCGGTCACGTCACACGTCACCTCGGCGGTGGCCGCGCCGCGCTCGCGAAGTTCCTCGGCGACGCGCTCGACGGCGTCCGCGGAGCGGCTGGTCGCGACGACGTCGGCACCGTCCTCGGCGAACCCGAGCGCGATGGCGCGGCCGATTCCCCTCGTGCCGCCGATGACGACGGCGGTCTTTCCCTCGACACTCACGGACGGCATGCTATCTGTAGACATACGCGACCGTTCCGTCGCCGGTGATTTATACGTGGTGGAACGCCGCGTTCGGT belongs to Halorubrum sp. DM2 and includes:
- a CDS encoding endo-1,4-beta-xylanase, which translates into the protein MRTLRDAAADADVHIGAAVDVESLRTNTDYRETVAREFDAVTAENAMKWGPLADGESGYDFAAADDIVDFAARHDMYVRGHTLVWHRMYPEWVRPWARSDTEMRRLLSDHIHTVAGRYRGRVDAWDVVNEAVDDDGGLRENAWLNALGPEYIDRAFEHAAAVSDADLFYNDYGADGLSAKADEVYDLVSDLVAREVPVDGVGLQLHVFDDVVPPADVAANVERLTDLGLDVHITELDVGIGEAVADRDEQAEYYYDVVSAAVDAGVDTVVTWGVDDGQSWLPARGFGDAPLLFDEEFRRKPAHGAVLDALGE
- a CDS encoding NAD(P)-dependent oxidoreductase, producing MSSASADVVVTGALGGVGQWTVDRLVADGRDVVGLDRRLPAEGGPEGASFFEVDLTDQGETLELVASADPDAVVHLAAIPDPTGHAESRVFTNNTESAYNVLDAAGHAGADVVWASSESAYGFPFADEVLKPEYVPVDEAHPLRPEDAYGVSKEAGEAVARSMARKHDVSIASIRPSWVQYPGEYLTEQNREAFDVDALAARSTDDPPDGGIGNFWSYVDVRDLTSMVTAAVDAEVDGHEAYLCHAAENYLGVDTAALFDALFDEAPPCDTDGDESAFTTAKAERDLGWTPEHTWREAADEDVDGPEFA
- the xacR gene encoding HTH-type transcriptional regulator XacR, which produces MDAKHPVRTTEKTLALVEELMDREPCGVTELADGLEMGKSAVHNHLTTLRKHGYVLKSGDEYQLGLKFLEVGGSTRKSMEFYQVAEPEVKSLADETGELANLLVEEQGMGVYLMRSKGEDAVDLDTYAGLRTHLHTTALGKAILAYLPESRVEEIIEQHGIEQKTSRSVGSREELFDALEGVRDRGYAIDDGERLEGLRCIAAPVKDSSDEVLGAISVSAPASRVSDDDLHGRLPERVLSAANVVELNINY
- the uxaC gene encoding glucuronate isomerase yields the protein MGFIDEEYLLDSETAVDLYDAIADLPVVDPHNHIDLREVVDDEPWNDIWEVEGATDHYVWQLMRKRGVPEEKITGAAGNREKWDALAEVFPDFAGNPTYDWVQLDLKRRFGIEQPLNADTADEIWTETKRQLATDAMRPQSVLREMNVEVLCSSDDPTSRLEYHERAETEVRGVEVRPTWRPDRALKVETPAWESFVDELDAVTEPAVDDFEGFLDALAETHDYFVDHGCVACDIGTGTTPVSRPVSVERAGDVYAKARRGASLSEAEVRDYKAFLLEFVGELNSEAGWTTQLHVGAVRDYRESLYDDLGKNAGGDVSTQDVDLVDGLDYFLDRFDGEMEIVVYTLDPTHYPSLAVVSRAYPNVSVGPAWWFNDSPMGIETQLERVASVDLLANHAGMVSDSRKLVSYGSRFEMFRRSLANAVGRMVDRGRLPYDNAERLVEHVAYDRPKELYGL
- a CDS encoding polysaccharide deacetylase family protein, with amino-acid sequence MNDPSPPPAPPRDDVSRPSGEPGNLRVLDWAGFRSAVSYTFDDALPSHVEHYGALRAAGADVTFYVPSDRDASADAWRAIAADGNELGNHTASHPHGDLTGGSFGTPRESRRAELDACASYLTEDLDQPGVSTMASPFGDRGWRDAARETGLLLNRGVGGGTVAPDGETDPYELPSYVAQAGDTAETFDRLVDDARDAGEWLLFTFHSIAPTDEEGYAPVAVDELAASIEHAATAGDVWVDTVARIGSYWRAQRFFEGVTPTEVGDETVWEWECPDAFPDGHRLRVTVDGGTLEQNGRPLPWNGRGYYEVSLDAESLTLTP